One genomic segment of Zymoseptoria tritici IPO323 chromosome 5, whole genome shotgun sequence includes these proteins:
- a CDS encoding putative major facilitator superfamily transporter (MFS-MDR transporter belonging to the DHA2 subfamily. These type of MFS transporters are implicated in MDR and secretion of fungal secondary metabolites.), whose translation MSNFEKDYNSPASERADDHQKYAQDEEKLERNSSGSSVEGNDSPARNVHGMKWVLVVASLISATFLWGLDGTITADMQATFVRDFNSIDKLAYNSVAFFLGAAACVLTWGQIYGQFNVKWVFIVGIVLFEIGSAICGAAPNIDTLIAGRAICGVGGSGMYVGVLTLLSMTTTEKERALYMGFPGITWGIGTVLGPIIGGAFAESSATWRWGFYINLCVGGLFAPVYLFLVPSKDPRPHTDVRSRARNIDVLGFALLAGSTTSLLLAINFGGLTFDWNAPSMIALWCVAGVLFIAFCFQQAFGWLANDVVFPVAMMRNPSVLIIFFNETCSATCCFLPCYFIPLYFQYVQDESPLMAGVRLLPFIVFMVATVMVCGSIVSKFGRWLPWFFYGGAMVLTGGALMYTSDENTSAAKIYGYSILIGSGTGAYIQMPFNACQEFVSPTLIPAAVGLITWAQLAAPAITLSIANAVFLNGAKEALTQILPSGLKDQALTIVSGVGKDQITRLSQQGRQDVEHAMVENIAKIYVLIMTSGALTLVLSSVLVLRLRRKDTAQ comes from the exons ATGTCCAACTTTGAGAAGGACTATAACAGCCCGGCCAGCGAAAGAGCCGACGACCATCAGAAGTACGCTCAAGATGAGGAAAAGCTGGAGAGGAATTCCAGTGGTTCGAGCGTCGAAGGCAACGATTCTCCTGCTCGTAACGTCCATGGCATGAAATGGGTCCTCGTCGTTGCTAGCCTCATATCCGCAACATTTCTCTGGGGACTGGACGGTACTATCACAGCGGATATGCAAGCCACCTTCGTTCGGGACTTCAACTCCATCGACAAGTTAGCCTACAACTCggtcgccttcttcctggGCGCTGCTGCCTGCGTTCTGACATG GGGCCAAATTTATGGACAATTCAATGTCAAATGGGTCTTCATTGTTGGAATCGTTCTCTTCGAAATTGGTAGCGCCATTTGTGGCGCTGCTCCCAACATCGATACTTTGATTGCTGGTCGGGCCATCTGCGGTGTTGGAGGCAGTGGCATGTACGTTGGTGTGCTGACTCTGCTATCGATGACAACGACCGAGAAAGAACGAGCACTTTATATGGGCTTTCCGGGAATCACCTGGGGCATTGGAACGGTCCTTGGCCCTATCATCGGCGGAGCTTTTGCAGAAAGCAGTGCCACTTGGCGGTGGGGA TTTTACATCAATCTTTGCGTAGGCGGGCTCTTTGCTCCAGTCTATCTCTTCTTGGTGCCATCGAAAGATCCGAGACCACACACCGATGTTCGGAGTCGAGCTCGCAACATCGATGTCCTCGGCTTTGCACTTCTCGCAGGATCGACGACCTCACTACTTCTGGCCATCAACTTTGGAGGGCTGACTTTTGACTGGAATGCCCCATCGATGATCGCCCTATGGTGTGTAGCAGGAGTGCTCTTCATTGCCTTCTGCTTCCAACAAGCTTTCGGCTGGCTGGCAAACGACGTCGTCTTCCCAGTCGCCATGATGAGGAATCCCAGTGTTCTGatcatcttcttcaacgaGACCTGCTCGGCCACCTGCTGCTTCCTGCCGTGCTACTTCATTCCTCTATA CTTCCAGTACGTCCAAGACGAATCACCTCTCATGGCCGGAGTCCGACTTCTGCCATTCATTGTGTTCATGGTAGCCACCGTCATGGTCTGTGGATCGATTGTGAGCAAATTCGGCCGCTGGCTCCCATGGTTCTTCTACGGAGGAGCGATGGTACTCACCGGCGGTGCTCTGATGTACACTTCCGATGAgaacacctccgccgcaaAGATCTACGGCTACAGCATCTTGATCGGATCTGGTACGGGTGCCTACATTCAGATGCCCTTCAACGCTTGTCAGGAGTTTGTTAGTCCGACGTTGATCCCTGCTGCCGTTGGGTTGATCACCTGGGCGCAACTTGCGGCTCCGGCAATCACCTTGAGCATTGCCAATGCTGTGTTCCTCAACGGCGCAAAGGAGGCGCTTACTCAGATATTGCCCTCTGGGCTCAAGGATCAAGCTTTGACGATTGTTTCTGGGGTTGGCAAAGACCAGATTACGAGGCTGTCGCAGCAGGGAAGGCAGGATGTTGAGCATGCAATGGTTGAGAATATTGCGAAGATTTATGTTCTGATCATGACGTCGGGGGCTTTGACTTTGGTGTTGTCGTCGGTGTTGGTGCTGcggttgaggaggaaggatACAGCACAATAA